Proteins encoded in a region of the Kwoniella botswanensis chromosome 2, complete sequence genome:
- a CDS encoding pantoate-beta-alanine ligase: MFTPNIPLVRGIAGPSKLTLTRTSPRVFVRNASNGNGQPHIPVIRTLGQLRRWRKEARDKGLEVGVVPTMGALHEGHLNLVRTSLSRHPLTVMTLFVNPMQFAPHEDLSSYPRTFDRDLALLQSILPTPPSPRQMQSPLIVFAPTPDVMYPLKGELQDLRNHKGVEVDVRGWGEVMEGASRPQFFKGVATVCTKLFNAVEPDHAYFGQKDIQQALLLRILVKDLLLSHPTSSNLHILPTTRSSTGLALSSRNAYLSPSELKVSPVLYDALNAAKGLYESKDTAEGKDITGEDLIAASTRVVLDEQERILSENEGVELQLDYIELFDKDTFEPIRGPIGENREFVIAGAIWVGKTRLIDNLLVGWETS; the protein is encoded by the exons ATGTTCACCCCCAACATCCCCCTCGTAAGAGGTATAGCCGGTCCATCTAAACTCACACTCACTCGCACATCTCCGAGAGTGTTTGTAAGAAACGCATCAAATGGGAATGGTCAACCTCATATACCGGTGATCAGGACGCTTGGTcagctgagaagatggaggaaggaagCGAGAGATAAGGGGTTGGAAGTTGGGGTTGTACCAACC ATGGGAGCTCTACATGAAGGACATCTGAACTTAG TCCGAACATCGCTCTCACGCCATCCACTTACAGTCATGACCCTCTTCGTCAACCCAATGCAG TTCGCCCCACACGAAGACCTATCGTCCTATCCACGTACATTTGACCGTGACCTAGCTCTCCTCCAGTCTATCCTCCCTACACCTCCCTCGCCGAGACAGATGC AAAGCCCATTGATCGTCTTTGCGCCTACTCCCGACGTGATGTACCCCCTCAAAGGGGAACTGCAGGATCTGAGGAACCATAAAGGCGTGGAAGTTGATGTGAGGGGTTGGGGGGAGGTTATGGAAGGTGCTTCGAGGC CCCAATTCTTCAAAGGTGTAGCAACGGTCTGCACTAAGCTCTTCAATGCTGTcgag CCTGATCATGCATACTTCGGACAGAAAGATATCCAACAAGCTCTATTATTACGAATAC TGGTCAAAGACCTCCTTTTATCCCATCCTACATCGTCCAATCTGCATATCCTGCCAACCACCAGATCCTCAACGGGTTTGGCCCTCTCATCACGTAATGCGTACTTATCACCCTCAGAGCTAAAAGTCTCGCCGGTATTGTACGATGCCCTCAATGCGGCGAAGGGTTTGTATGAATCGAAAGATACCGCAGAAGGGAAAGATATAACGGGTGAAGATCTGATAGCTGCATCAACAAGGGTGGTATTAGATGAACAAGAGCGTATCTTAAGTGAAAACGAAGGTGTAGAATTACAATTGGATTATATTGAATTGTTTGATAAGGATACTTTCGAACCGATCCGTGGACCTATAGGAGAGAATCGAGAATTTGTCATTGCTGGGGCGATTTGGGTGGGGAAGACgaggttgattgataatTTGTTGGTTGGGTGGGAAACCagttga